One window of Fusobacterium polymorphum genomic DNA carries:
- the trbB gene encoding P-type conjugative transfer ATPase TrbB, whose amino-acid sequence MIQDSEMKDNLLSLLELSLGKEIMGYMHDKDIIEIMKNDDGKVFADSLTKGEFYIGNMDSIAAENVVKLVANHVNQEVTPENPLVSAELPGSGFRFEGNIPPISKTSAFNIRKHSSLIFTLDDYVNSKIMTQQQADVIKKGIKDRKNILVVGGTKSGKTTLCNALLEEIAQYKQRVIIIQDTNELQCNCENVLYLRATENVPIRRLLTSTLRRTPTRIVIGEVRDGAALNILKAWNTGHPGGVCTLHADSAELGLLQLESYITEVSRDPQRDTIARTVNMVVNLQLDGLSRKVKEIIELEGYDYENRRYLFKQIA is encoded by the coding sequence ATGATACAAGATAGTGAAATGAAAGATAACCTTCTTAGTTTATTAGAACTTTCATTAGGTAAAGAAATTATGGGGTATATGCATGATAAAGACATTATAGAAATCATGAAGAATGATGATGGAAAAGTGTTTGCAGATAGTCTTACAAAAGGTGAATTTTATATAGGCAATATGGATAGTATAGCAGCTGAAAATGTTGTAAAACTTGTAGCAAACCATGTTAATCAAGAAGTTACTCCTGAAAATCCTCTTGTATCTGCTGAGTTACCAGGATCAGGTTTTCGTTTTGAGGGGAATATTCCTCCAATTAGTAAAACATCAGCTTTTAATATAAGAAAACATAGTTCATTAATTTTTACTTTAGATGACTATGTTAATTCAAAAATAATGACACAACAACAAGCTGATGTAATAAAAAAAGGAATAAAGGATAGAAAAAATATTCTTGTAGTTGGAGGAACAAAAAGTGGAAAAACTACTTTATGTAATGCATTACTTGAAGAAATAGCCCAATATAAACAAAGAGTTATTATTATCCAGGACACAAATGAACTTCAATGTAATTGCGAGAATGTACTATATTTAAGAGCAACGGAGAATGTTCCTATAAGAAGATTATTAACTTCAACTTTAAGAAGAACTCCTACAAGAATTGTTATAGGTGAGGTTCGTGATGGGGCAGCACTTAATATATTAAAAGCTTGGAATACAGGACATCCTGGAGGAGTATGTACTCTACATGCTGACTCGGCTGAATTAGGACTTTTACAGCTAGAAAGCTATATTACAGAAGTTTCAAGAGACCCTCAAAGAGATACAATAGCAAGAACTGTTAATATGGTTGTAAATCTTCAGTTAGATGGACTTAGCAGAAAAGTAAAAGAAATAATAGAATTAGAAGGTTATGACTATGAAAATAGAAGATATTTATTTAAACAAATAGCATAG
- a CDS encoding type IV secretory system conjugative DNA transfer family protein has translation MGISLEMTIRRKISIIIFIIAIIGTLSVGTQTFAKNVKYHKSLGSYLFLYKNKTPIYSPFKILSWLKFEKKVPRAMDDAYTNMGMTAILSFLLIALVNYKKKVITVHGSAKWANKSDINKMGFFPYKDKRKIKKEYKKTNTLALYQRNILERKDYIKIDISEETNSIKKYSKALNYLLTEKSWREREFYSDGVVLGKDQYGRLLIDNTPGHDMMVARSGGGKGVAVVIPTLVTWKGSSLTNDIKGENWLYTAAYRKSLGHKVFRFEATADGVEKVSCHYNPMVEIRRGTVYEYQDAKNIALAIVSPDRTKDPFFAPSAGVYLTAVILHVLYMVKNRIANLADVYNFITSPQFTEDQKLQQMINSEHNSDGPEDLFYNIYNDITILKTGEELPRTHPSVSKIGAEMADRADKERSGIIGCAKIDLEAFIVPTIARNTAYSDFRISDLMNSEVPMDLYFVTAPNSVDITAVLLKLFLTQILYILTDSMELNKKGENIAFKHKLLLLLDELTAIGKVDMLHKAISYIRGWGMKALIIIQDMKQLKEVYGENNSFLGNMSTTLYYTTNDVDTAKYVQTRLGNKTEKIITKSYSQGLFFRKVNYTESYVGRPLMRAEEVHTMDEKEVIILSAGKNPIRGKQARWYEFNEFKNRLARETYFTKATPSDVIKEYKKWEDLKTK, from the coding sequence ATGGGTATAAGTTTAGAAATGACAATAAGAAGAAAGATTAGTATTATTATCTTTATAATTGCAATCATTGGGACTTTATCAGTAGGGACACAAACTTTTGCAAAGAATGTTAAATACCATAAAAGTTTAGGCAGTTATTTATTTTTATATAAAAATAAAACTCCTATATACTCACCATTTAAAATACTATCTTGGCTAAAATTTGAAAAAAAAGTGCCAAGAGCAATGGATGATGCATATACAAATATGGGGATGACTGCTATATTATCTTTTTTACTAATAGCCTTAGTAAACTATAAGAAAAAGGTAATTACAGTTCATGGATCTGCAAAGTGGGCCAATAAATCTGATATAAATAAAATGGGATTTTTTCCTTATAAAGATAAGAGAAAAATAAAAAAAGAATATAAGAAAACAAATACTTTAGCTCTATATCAAAGAAATATTTTAGAAAGAAAAGATTATATAAAAATAGATATATCTGAAGAAACAAACAGTATAAAAAAATATTCAAAAGCTTTGAATTATCTTCTTACTGAAAAAAGTTGGAGAGAAAGAGAATTTTATAGTGATGGAGTAGTTCTTGGAAAAGATCAATATGGGAGACTTTTAATTGATAATACACCAGGACATGACATGATGGTTGCAAGAAGTGGTGGAGGAAAAGGAGTAGCAGTTGTAATTCCTACACTTGTAACTTGGAAAGGTTCTAGTTTAACTAATGATATTAAAGGAGAAAACTGGCTTTATACAGCAGCATATAGAAAAAGTTTAGGACACAAAGTCTTTAGATTTGAAGCAACAGCTGATGGGGTAGAAAAAGTATCTTGCCATTATAATCCTATGGTAGAAATAAGAAGAGGAACAGTTTATGAGTACCAAGATGCCAAAAATATCGCTTTGGCTATTGTGTCTCCAGATAGAACTAAAGATCCTTTCTTTGCTCCATCGGCAGGAGTTTATTTAACAGCAGTAATATTACATGTTTTGTATATGGTAAAAAATAGAATAGCAAATCTTGCTGATGTATATAATTTTATAACTTCACCACAATTTACAGAAGACCAAAAATTACAACAGATGATAAATTCTGAACATAATAGTGATGGACCAGAAGATTTATTTTATAACATCTATAATGATATTACTATTTTAAAGACTGGTGAAGAACTTCCAAGGACACACCCTTCAGTTTCAAAAATTGGAGCTGAAATGGCAGATAGAGCTGATAAAGAAAGATCAGGAATAATTGGTTGTGCAAAAATAGATTTAGAAGCATTTATTGTACCTACAATAGCTAGAAATACAGCTTATTCAGATTTTAGAATTTCTGATTTAATGAATAGTGAAGTACCTATGGATTTATACTTTGTAACAGCTCCTAATTCAGTTGATATAACAGCAGTACTTTTAAAATTATTTTTAACTCAAATTCTATATATTTTAACGGATAGTATGGAATTGAATAAAAAAGGAGAAAACATTGCTTTTAAACATAAACTTTTACTTTTATTAGATGAGTTAACAGCCATTGGAAAAGTTGATATGCTTCACAAAGCTATCTCATATATAAGAGGTTGGGGAATGAAGGCATTAATAATAATTCAGGATATGAAGCAATTAAAAGAAGTATATGGAGAAAATAACTCTTTCTTAGGGAATATGTCTACAACACTTTACTATACAACAAATGATGTAGACACAGCAAAATATGTTCAAACAAGATTAGGAAATAAGACTGAAAAAATTATAACTAAATCTTATTCGCAAGGACTTTTCTTTAGAAAAGTAAACTACACAGAAAGTTATGTAGGAAGACCTCTTATGAGAGCAGAAGAAGTACATACTATGGATGAAAAAGAAGTTATTATATTATCAGCAGGAAAAAATCCTATTCGTGGTAAACAAGCTAGATGGTATGAATTTAACGAATTTAAGAATAGACTTGCCAGAGAAACATATTTTACAAAAGCAACTCCTTCAGATGTAATAAAAGAATATAAAAAATGGGAAGATCTAAAAACTAAGTGA
- a CDS encoding TrbI/VirB10 family protein, giving the protein MDFNNDQNEPQNQQNSNMNFQQKGTFFKKKIVYGFFIFVILLIILLTFRKEIFSSEDTDQNNKKIIKTEVAKENESPDLDNVQYGEEDMQDLGYGENDENGGLTDEELNYVIPGDDEENQDNVEPQKSTEEIERENRLRQLESEADAAFRSPTTITIATRPQTQQVDNKVLLAQNGNKPVEDYDGNRQESKKNFLMNEQAQKFYQTNFLVEQLSEFELKAGDFIPATLQTGINSDLPSKVIVAVVSENVRDTISGKHILIPQGTRVVGTYDSSVTFGQERLLVVWQRLIFPDGKSIGLDNMQGVDLSGKAGITGEIDNHFGTLLKGVVLSSIMGSAGAIVTDRKNDWRGAAAEGAGEQIVTIGDRFAERALSRQPTINIEPGTRLNIMVHSDLILEPYGE; this is encoded by the coding sequence ATGGATTTTAATAATGATCAAAATGAACCTCAAAATCAACAAAACTCAAATATGAATTTTCAACAAAAAGGAACTTTTTTTAAGAAGAAAATAGTATATGGATTTTTTATATTTGTTATTCTTCTAATAATTCTTTTGACCTTCAGAAAAGAAATATTTTCATCTGAAGATACTGATCAAAATAACAAAAAAATAATTAAGACTGAAGTTGCTAAGGAGAATGAAAGTCCTGATTTAGATAATGTTCAGTATGGTGAAGAAGATATGCAAGATTTAGGATATGGTGAAAATGATGAGAATGGAGGACTAACTGATGAAGAATTAAATTATGTTATTCCAGGTGATGATGAAGAAAATCAAGATAATGTTGAACCTCAAAAATCAACAGAAGAAATTGAAAGAGAAAATAGATTAAGACAACTTGAATCTGAAGCCGATGCAGCATTTAGAAGTCCAACAACAATAACTATTGCTACTCGTCCTCAGACACAACAAGTTGATAATAAAGTTCTTTTAGCACAAAATGGAAATAAACCTGTTGAAGATTATGATGGTAATAGACAAGAAAGTAAGAAGAATTTCTTAATGAATGAACAAGCTCAAAAATTTTACCAAACTAATTTCTTAGTAGAACAGTTATCTGAGTTTGAATTAAAAGCAGGAGATTTTATTCCAGCAACACTTCAAACAGGTATAAATTCTGATTTACCTTCTAAAGTTATTGTGGCTGTTGTTTCTGAAAATGTAAGAGACACAATAAGTGGAAAACATATATTGATACCACAAGGAACAAGAGTTGTAGGAACTTATGATTCAAGTGTTACCTTTGGACAAGAAAGATTATTGGTTGTATGGCAAAGACTTATTTTTCCTGATGGGAAAAGTATAGGACTAGATAATATGCAAGGAGTAGATTTATCTGGAAAAGCTGGAATAACTGGAGAAATTGATAATCATTTTGGAACTTTATTAAAAGGTGTTGTTCTTTCATCAATAATGGGAAGTGCTGGAGCTATTGTAACAGATAGAAAAAATGATTGGAGAGGAGCAGCAGCTGAAGGAGCAGGTGAACAAATAGTTACAATTGGAGATAGATTTGCTGAAAGAGCATTATCTAGACAGCCAACTATAAATATAGAACCTGGAACAAGACTTAATATTATGGTTCATAGTGATTTGATTCTTGAACCTTATGGAGAATAA
- a CDS encoding TrbG/VirB9 family P-type conjugative transfer protein, whose product MKKRLLSLLILIGLTNSLYAVDYASEYDPYSTEEPTIEKGYKNSKTNINSTYFYNENDSYRIPTRAGYISTIILSPDEDIIHAEIGDATRWSIQTYYTGTSRGMSPAISIKPFIPELKTNLVISTTKRMYNLVLEAKVNSYAPVISFEYPKEIEIAKQKERSLKAQETKVNVNNLNFEYTWNKNKETWSPVQIFDDGEQTFIVMGEKVKATELPILFIKDEQTGEGASVRHRYDPETRYYTVDRLFKQAYLRYGEKEIIIKRKGSFIKSPNDHISVSI is encoded by the coding sequence ATGAAGAAAAGATTATTATCATTATTAATTTTAATTGGTTTAACTAACTCTCTCTATGCAGTAGATTATGCTTCTGAATATGATCCCTATTCAACAGAAGAACCTACAATAGAGAAAGGCTACAAAAATTCAAAAACAAATATTAATAGTACATATTTTTATAATGAAAACGATAGTTATCGTATACCAACTAGAGCTGGATATATTAGCACAATTATTTTAAGTCCTGATGAAGATATAATTCATGCTGAAATAGGTGATGCTACTAGATGGAGTATTCAAACATATTATACAGGAACTTCAAGAGGAATGTCACCAGCAATTTCAATAAAACCTTTTATTCCAGAATTAAAAACAAACCTTGTAATATCAACAACAAAAAGAATGTATAATTTGGTTTTAGAAGCAAAAGTAAATTCTTATGCTCCAGTTATTTCTTTTGAATATCCAAAAGAAATAGAAATAGCTAAGCAAAAAGAAAGAAGTTTAAAAGCCCAAGAAACAAAAGTTAATGTAAATAATCTTAACTTTGAATATACTTGGAATAAAAATAAAGAAACTTGGTCTCCTGTACAAATTTTTGATGATGGGGAACAAACATTTATTGTAATGGGTGAAAAAGTAAAAGCAACAGAACTTCCTATCCTATTTATAAAAGATGAACAAACTGGTGAAGGTGCTTCTGTAAGGCATAGATATGATCCTGAAACTAGATATTATACAGTTGATAGATTATTTAAACAGGCATATCTAAGGTATGGAGAAAAAGAAATAATTATAAAAAGAAAAGGTAGCTTTATAAAATCACCTAATGACCATATTTCAGTAAGTATATAG
- a CDS encoding type IV secretion system protein: MPKEKNQKFSWKPSKHFSGNKEDFSINNPFYDRMLSLSKSCRNWQLAFLIMALFEGGTLLGYFHLANKTKLVPYIVEVDKEKGSFYYTGRMDQINYTVDDTIIFAMLNDFVIDTRSVSLDKVFTYKKMKREYSFLSSEMKNKMNVDINNLKLEDKFKNKESIDVVITSMLRNSEDIYQVNWTEKTYKNGSLVSVDKKTGNFSVIQQDKMNPEDLKINPLGLIIQDYHITNDLSK, translated from the coding sequence ATGCCAAAAGAAAAAAATCAAAAATTCTCTTGGAAACCTAGTAAACATTTTTCAGGAAATAAGGAAGATTTTTCTATTAATAATCCTTTTTATGATAGAATGTTAAGTCTTTCAAAAAGTTGTCGTAATTGGCAACTTGCATTTTTAATAATGGCTTTATTTGAAGGGGGAACATTACTTGGATATTTTCATTTAGCTAATAAAACAAAATTAGTTCCATATATTGTTGAAGTTGATAAGGAAAAAGGTAGTTTTTATTATACTGGAAGAATGGATCAAATAAATTATACAGTAGATGACACAATTATCTTTGCAATGCTAAATGATTTTGTTATAGATACTCGTTCTGTTTCATTAGATAAAGTCTTTACTTATAAAAAGATGAAAAGAGAATATTCATTTCTGTCATCAGAAATGAAAAATAAGATGAATGTAGATATTAATAATTTAAAATTAGAGGATAAGTTTAAGAATAAAGAATCAATAGATGTAGTAATAACTTCTATGTTAAGAAATTCTGAAGATATTTATCAAGTAAATTGGACAGAGAAAACATATAAAAATGGAAGTCTAGTATCTGTTGATAAAAAAACAGGAAATTTCTCTGTTATCCAACAAGATAAAATGAATCCTGAAGATCTAAAAATAAATCCTCTGGGTCTTATTATTCAAGATTATCATATAACAAATGATTTATCAAAATAA